In one Mucilaginibacter sp. PAMB04168 genomic region, the following are encoded:
- the serS gene encoding serine--tRNA ligase has translation MLQVSYIRDNKEQVLERLAVKNFKQPELVDEIIRLDDNRRHTQNRLDTTSAEANTAAKRIGELMRNGQKAEADLLKSQTGNWKEDIKQLNEQLSAIEQELQQKLVILPNLPHSSVPKGVSADDNEVVLENGERPNLPENALPHWELATKYNLIDFELGVKITGAGFPVYKGKGAKLQRALISFFLDEAEKAGYNEVMLPLMVNEASGFGTGQLPDKEGQMYFVGQDNLYLIPTAEVPITNLYRDVILKGDELPIKNCGYTPCFRREAGSYGSHVRGLNRLHQFDKVEIVQVVHPDQSYNILEQMSTHIQGLLQKLGLPYRVLRLCGGDMGFTSALTYDMETWSAAQQRWLEVSSVSNFETYQSNRLKLRFRNAEGKTQLAHTLNGSALALPRIVATLLENNQTDNGIKIPEVLVPYTRFEWID, from the coding sequence ATGCTGCAAGTTAGTTATATCCGCGATAACAAGGAACAGGTTTTAGAACGTTTAGCTGTTAAAAATTTTAAACAGCCCGAACTGGTTGATGAAATTATACGCTTAGACGATAACCGCCGTCATACGCAAAACCGTTTAGATACTACATCGGCCGAGGCCAACACGGCCGCCAAGCGTATTGGTGAGCTCATGCGTAACGGACAGAAAGCCGAAGCAGACCTGCTTAAATCGCAAACAGGAAACTGGAAAGAGGATATTAAGCAGCTCAACGAGCAGCTGAGTGCCATTGAGCAAGAGTTACAGCAAAAACTGGTAATACTGCCCAATCTGCCTCATTCTAGTGTGCCGAAAGGCGTAAGCGCTGATGACAATGAGGTAGTATTGGAGAATGGCGAGAGACCTAACTTACCCGAAAATGCCCTGCCACATTGGGAACTGGCCACCAAATATAACCTTATAGATTTTGAACTGGGCGTTAAAATTACCGGCGCCGGGTTTCCGGTTTATAAGGGCAAGGGAGCTAAATTGCAGCGTGCTTTAATTAGTTTCTTTTTGGATGAGGCCGAAAAAGCCGGTTACAACGAAGTGATGCTGCCGCTGATGGTAAACGAAGCATCGGGTTTTGGCACCGGGCAACTGCCGGATAAAGAAGGACAGATGTATTTTGTTGGTCAGGATAACTTGTACCTGATACCTACTGCTGAAGTGCCTATTACCAACCTGTACCGCGATGTAATATTGAAGGGTGACGAACTACCCATCAAAAATTGTGGTTATACACCATGTTTCCGTCGTGAGGCAGGTTCATATGGCTCACACGTACGTGGGTTGAACCGCTTACACCAGTTTGATAAGGTAGAAATTGTGCAGGTAGTACACCCCGATCAATCATATAATATATTGGAGCAAATGAGCACACACATACAAGGCTTGCTGCAAAAGCTGGGCTTGCCTTACCGCGTACTGCGTTTATGTGGCGGCGATATGGGCTTTACGTCGGCCCTTACGTATGATATGGAGACCTGGAGCGCCGCACAGCAGCGCTGGCTGGAGGTATCATCAGTTTCTAACTTCGAAACGTACCAAAGTAACCGCTTAAAACTGCGTTTCCGCAATGCCGAGGGTAAAACTCAACTGGCGCATACCTTAAATGGTAGCGCACTGGCACTGCCGCGTATTGTAGCCACCCTGTTGGAGAATAACCAAACTGATAACGGTATTAAAATACCGGAGGTACTGGTGCCTTATACCCGTTTTGAGTGGATAGATTAA
- the dinB gene encoding DNA polymerase IV → MLLPNAYRKIIHIDMDAFYASVEQRDNPEYRGKPLVVGGLPEGRGGVVATASYEARKFGIRSAMPSKKALQLCPHALFVRPRFAVYKEVSKHIREIFSRYTDLIEPLSLDEAYLDVTEDKLGIGSAIEIAMQIKKAIKNELQLTASAGVSVNKFVAKIASDINKPDGLKFIGPSAIENFMEQLPVEKFFGVGKVTAEKMKKMGLHTGADLKQLTQDDLVKHFGKTGRFYHQIVRGLDDRPVQPHRETKSMGAEDTFAYDLTETEEMHTELDKIAQTVADRLERYNLKGRTITLKIKYSDFKQITRNQSFTQPIGDVQTLSTTAKQLLLATQPDDVRIRLLGISVSNFGELAPKVKRDDVPEQLKLF, encoded by the coding sequence ATGCTCTTACCCAATGCCTACCGTAAAATAATCCATATTGATATGGATGCTTTTTATGCATCGGTGGAGCAGCGCGATAATCCCGAATACAGAGGTAAGCCACTGGTGGTAGGCGGATTGCCGGAGGGCCGGGGAGGTGTGGTGGCAACGGCCAGTTATGAAGCGCGCAAGTTTGGCATTCGCTCGGCAATGCCCTCTAAAAAAGCATTGCAATTGTGTCCGCACGCTTTGTTTGTGCGCCCGCGGTTTGCGGTGTACAAAGAAGTCTCCAAGCACATACGCGAAATATTTAGCCGGTATACTGATCTAATTGAGCCGCTTTCGTTAGATGAGGCTTACCTGGATGTAACCGAAGATAAATTGGGTATAGGGTCGGCTATAGAAATTGCCATGCAAATTAAAAAAGCCATTAAGAATGAGTTGCAGCTTACGGCATCGGCTGGGGTATCGGTTAATAAGTTTGTGGCTAAGATTGCTTCTGATATCAACAAGCCAGATGGGTTGAAGTTTATTGGTCCGTCGGCCATTGAAAATTTTATGGAGCAGTTACCGGTCGAAAAGTTTTTTGGTGTAGGTAAAGTAACTGCAGAGAAAATGAAAAAGATGGGGCTGCATACCGGTGCTGATTTAAAGCAGCTTACTCAAGACGATTTAGTTAAGCACTTTGGTAAAACAGGCCGCTTTTATCATCAAATTGTACGTGGCCTTGATGACCGGCCCGTACAACCGCACCGCGAAACGAAAAGCATGGGTGCCGAAGATACCTTTGCCTACGACCTGACCGAGACCGAAGAAATGCATACCGAGCTGGATAAAATAGCACAAACTGTAGCCGACCGCCTCGAACGCTATAATCTTAAAGGCCGCACCATAACACTCAAAATTAAATACAGCGACTTTAAGCAGATCACCCGTAATCAATCTTTTACCCAACCCATTGGTGATGTGCAAACACTTAGCACTACAGCAAAGCAACTGCTGCTGGCTACACAGCCTGATGACGTGCGTATTCGTTTGCTGGGTATTTCGGTATCCAACTTTGGGGAGCTGGCCCCTAAAGTAAAAAGGGACGATGTGCCTGAACAATTGAAGCTGTTTTAG
- a CDS encoding response regulator: protein MYKKILAVDDDKETLEMLRDLLLRYDYKVETLSKAENIFQAVARFKPDLILLDIMLAGLDGTIICSALKSAPETRHIPIIFISGNYQAASRLLESTEGAPDDFVLKPFDVQALINKIQFQLAA from the coding sequence ATGTACAAAAAGATATTAGCCGTAGACGACGATAAGGAAACGTTGGAGATGCTGAGGGATTTACTGTTAAGATACGATTATAAAGTAGAAACCCTTTCCAAGGCCGAGAATATATTTCAGGCAGTAGCGCGTTTTAAACCCGATTTGATTTTGCTGGATATTATGCTTGCCGGATTAGATGGAACCATAATTTGCTCAGCACTGAAATCAGCCCCCGAAACGAGGCATATACCTATTATTTTTATATCAGGAAATTACCAGGCTGCATCGCGTTTGTTAGAGAGCACGGAAGGCGCTCCTGATGATTTTGTGCTAAAGCCGTTTGATGTGCAGGCGCTCATTAATAAAATTCAGTTTCAGCTAGCTGCCTGA
- a CDS encoding Mrp/NBP35 family ATP-binding protein produces MQLNKEQVLQALSNVEEPDLKKDLVTLNMIQDIHIEGNKLSFSVILTTPACPLKGLIENACRNAISHFISPDIEVSINMTSRVTTQKNTGVPGVKNIIAVASGKGGVGKSTVAANLALSLAASGAKVGLIDADIYGPSVPIMFGLEGARPKASQENGKTRIEPIEKYGIKLLSIGFFTDPNQPVPWRGPMVSTAVKQLFNDADWGELDYLVVDLPPGTGDIHITVTQSFPITGAVIVTTPQNVALADAKKGVGMFMMESINVPILGVIENMSYFTPAELPDNKYYIFGQGGGLKLAQLVNAPFLGEIPLVQSISESGDAGKPAVLEGAGLMHQAFGHIAERVAQQVSIYNAKATDYADVINR; encoded by the coding sequence ATGCAACTAAACAAAGAACAAGTACTGCAAGCCTTAAGTAATGTTGAGGAGCCCGATCTGAAAAAAGACCTGGTTACGCTGAACATGATTCAGGATATACATATTGAAGGTAACAAGCTTAGCTTTTCGGTGATATTAACTACGCCGGCCTGTCCGTTAAAGGGGCTCATTGAGAATGCCTGCCGCAATGCGATCAGTCATTTCATCAGCCCGGATATTGAAGTGAGCATTAATATGACCTCGCGCGTTACCACGCAAAAAAACACCGGCGTACCGGGCGTTAAAAATATTATTGCCGTAGCATCGGGCAAAGGCGGTGTAGGTAAATCAACCGTGGCGGCTAACCTGGCTTTAAGTTTAGCAGCCAGTGGGGCCAAGGTGGGCTTAATTGACGCGGATATATATGGTCCTTCGGTGCCTATTATGTTTGGTTTAGAAGGAGCCCGGCCTAAAGCGAGCCAGGAGAATGGTAAAACCCGCATTGAGCCGATTGAAAAATATGGTATTAAATTGCTTTCAATAGGCTTTTTTACCGATCCTAATCAACCTGTGCCATGGCGCGGGCCAATGGTATCAACGGCGGTAAAACAATTATTTAACGATGCCGACTGGGGTGAGCTGGATTATTTAGTAGTTGACCTGCCTCCAGGCACCGGCGATATTCATATCACTGTAACACAAAGCTTCCCCATAACGGGCGCTGTTATTGTAACCACGCCGCAAAACGTAGCGCTGGCCGATGCCAAGAAAGGTGTGGGGATGTTCATGATGGAATCTATCAATGTGCCTATACTGGGTGTGATCGAGAACATGTCGTACTTTACACCTGCCGAACTGCCCGATAATAAATATTATATTTTTGGTCAGGGTGGCGGTTTAAAGCTGGCTCAGTTAGTAAATGCGCCGTTTTTGGGAGAAATTCCACTGGTGCAAAGCATTAGCGAATCGGGAGATGCAGGAAAACCGGCCGTGCTGGAGGGTGCAGGCTTAATGCACCAGGCCTTTGGCCATATAGCCGAGCGCGTAGCACAGCAAGTATCGATTTATAACGCAAAGGCAACAGACTATGCCGACGTCATAAATCGTTAA
- a CDS encoding DUF4142 domain-containing protein, with the protein MKKHALLMIFGALFAQLSFAQTTDTVTVNFVKNAAMGNTMEVKAGQLAAKKGKSASVKAYGLRMIKDHTLANAELKKIALKKGYSTAVPAMPADPMLANTTGTEFDKNYITMMVADHKKTIALFERASTNAKDADVKAFAVKTLPKLKQHLASVQSIAANMNLSVQ; encoded by the coding sequence ATGAAAAAGCACGCTCTTTTAATGATATTTGGTGCATTGTTTGCCCAGCTATCTTTTGCCCAAACTACAGATACGGTAACTGTAAACTTTGTAAAAAACGCCGCCATGGGCAACACAATGGAAGTTAAAGCCGGCCAACTGGCTGCTAAAAAAGGTAAATCTGCCAGCGTTAAAGCCTACGGCTTGCGTATGATTAAAGACCACACACTGGCTAATGCAGAATTGAAAAAAATTGCCCTTAAAAAAGGCTATTCGACTGCAGTGCCCGCTATGCCTGCCGATCCTATGTTAGCCAACACTACAGGCACTGAGTTTGACAAGAACTACATAACTATGATGGTAGCCGACCATAAGAAAACAATAGCCTTGTTTGAGAGAGCATCAACCAACGCAAAGGACGCGGACGTAAAAGCGTTTGCGGTAAAAACGCTGCCTAAACTAAAGCAGCATTTGGCTTCTGTACAATCCATAGCAGCCAATATGAATTTATCTGTACAGTAA
- a CDS encoding NAD(P)H-dependent oxidoreductase codes for MSLLNALEWRYATKKFDHTKKISADKLQTLLKTTQLAPSSFGLQHYKIIVVEDAAIREQLKEAAYGQTQLTDASQVIIFAAETEINEAYVKTYVDEVARVRQVDRANLADFENAMLGSIARMGEDQKIAWAHKQAYIALGVLISAASELGIDTSPMEGFNAGKFDEILGLKEKGLTTSVLVNVGYRSDEDPYSQFAKVRKPDAELFIKI; via the coding sequence ATGTCATTACTAAACGCCTTAGAGTGGCGCTATGCTACTAAGAAATTTGATCATACTAAAAAAATCAGTGCCGATAAGCTGCAAACGTTATTAAAGACAACACAACTCGCACCTTCTTCATTTGGCCTGCAACATTATAAAATTATTGTAGTGGAGGATGCTGCAATACGCGAGCAACTCAAGGAAGCCGCTTACGGCCAAACGCAATTAACCGATGCATCGCAAGTGATAATATTTGCTGCCGAAACAGAAATTAATGAGGCTTACGTTAAAACCTACGTAGACGAAGTTGCACGCGTACGCCAGGTAGACCGTGCAAACCTGGCAGATTTTGAGAACGCCATGCTGGGTTCAATCGCACGCATGGGCGAAGACCAAAAAATTGCTTGGGCACACAAACAAGCTTATATTGCTTTAGGCGTATTAATCAGCGCTGCCTCTGAACTCGGCATTGATACCTCCCCTATGGAAGGCTTCAACGCCGGCAAATTCGACGAAATTTTAGGCTTAAAAGAGAAGGGCTTGACCACTTCTGTACTTGTAAATGTGGGCTACCGTTCGGACGAAGATCCATACAGCCAGTTTGCTAAAGTCCGTAAGCCCGATGCAGAGCTTTTCATCAAAATATAA
- a CDS encoding transglycosylase domain-containing protein — MHRLNPKYLRIAGIVLGIIVLLILIGGYIAYSKRETLLQNAISKAKAKAKREYNLDVKIGKAKFTGLSSVAFDHISIVPYQRDSLLRIDNFELSVKLWPLIFGNIKLSDVKLVDGYLNFISKNGVRNYDFLFRKKRDSTSTKTKSGLNEFADNLINQVLYKIPDNLNLQNFRITFADDSNQVKLLAKTARIDDGDLTSTIDVNDHESTWHFTGKLHPSDKEIDVKLYADGKKVELPLIEKKFKLKFNFDTLTTRLNKVEHGNDETQVYTYCSVKNLLVNHPALSATNVVVPDGSIDANVFVGDKYISLDSSSVIHLKKLNIHPYIKYKMRPVKLYTVKVHTDWQDAQNFFDSFPRGLFDSVEGIQVAGKLRYNMHFFLDTSNPDEVQFESGLAKQDFRILRFGKTDLSRLNREFVYTPYEKGKPMPPRTVGPSNPDFTPLYEIAPDLRNAVMTAEDPSFYTNHGFVQESLRKSIAEDFKEKRFKRGGSTISMQLVKNAFLSRQKTLTRKFEEILIVWLLYNGQVMTKDRMLEVYFNIIEWGKNVYGIGEAARFYFNKTPAQLTLGESIYLASIVPNPKAGLYAFEPDGSLRYRLHGYFRLIGNLMAKRGWTQRDSSAYGFYNVRLRESLRQRIAPIDTAVADSLMQQDPDDTDAPNILLPGVTEPQAEPEKKQGFLSRLFGKKDSADRRKEAIADSLDAVKKREKDAQKEQKRLEKERRKQLRERGLL; from the coding sequence ATGCATCGCCTTAACCCTAAATATCTTCGTATAGCCGGCATTGTGCTCGGCATAATTGTACTGTTAATCCTGATCGGCGGGTATATAGCATATTCAAAGCGCGAAACATTGCTGCAAAATGCTATCAGCAAAGCTAAAGCAAAAGCCAAACGCGAGTATAATTTAGATGTAAAAATAGGCAAAGCCAAGTTCACCGGCCTCAGCAGTGTGGCTTTTGATCACATCAGTATAGTGCCCTACCAGCGTGATAGCCTGCTGCGCATCGACAATTTTGAACTAAGCGTAAAGCTTTGGCCGCTAATTTTCGGCAACATTAAACTGTCAGACGTAAAATTGGTGGATGGCTATTTAAATTTCATCAGTAAAAACGGCGTACGTAATTATGATTTCCTGTTCCGTAAAAAAAGAGATTCTACTTCAACCAAGACCAAGTCGGGTTTAAATGAGTTTGCTGATAACCTCATTAACCAGGTGCTTTATAAAATTCCGGACAATCTTAATCTGCAAAATTTTAGAATAACGTTTGCTGATGATAGCAACCAGGTGAAGTTATTAGCTAAAACCGCTCGTATTGATGATGGAGACCTGACCTCCACCATTGATGTGAACGATCACGAATCCACCTGGCATTTTACAGGCAAGCTGCATCCATCAGATAAAGAGATTGACGTAAAACTATATGCCGATGGCAAAAAGGTGGAACTGCCGCTTATAGAAAAGAAGTTTAAGTTGAAATTTAACTTTGATACGCTCACTACACGCCTTAATAAGGTTGAGCACGGCAACGATGAAACTCAGGTTTACACTTATTGCTCGGTTAAAAACCTGTTGGTTAATCATCCGGCACTGTCAGCTACAAATGTAGTTGTGCCCGATGGATCAATTGATGCCAATGTATTTGTAGGTGATAAGTATATATCGCTCGATAGCTCATCGGTTATTCACCTTAAAAAGCTCAACATCCATCCATATATTAAATATAAAATGCGGCCGGTTAAATTGTATACCGTTAAAGTACATACTGACTGGCAGGATGCGCAGAACTTTTTCGACTCCTTTCCACGCGGGTTATTTGACTCTGTTGAAGGTATACAGGTAGCCGGAAAGCTGCGTTATAACATGCACTTCTTTTTGGATACTTCTAATCCTGATGAAGTACAGTTTGAATCGGGCCTGGCCAAGCAGGATTTCCGGATATTGCGTTTTGGAAAAACAGACCTGAGCCGCCTCAACCGCGAGTTTGTTTACACACCTTACGAAAAAGGCAAACCTATGCCACCACGTACCGTAGGCCCGTCAAACCCTGATTTTACACCGTTGTACGAAATAGCGCCCGACCTGCGTAATGCGGTTATGACGGCCGAAGATCCATCGTTTTATACCAACCATGGCTTTGTGCAGGAATCACTGCGTAAATCAATAGCCGAAGATTTTAAAGAAAAGCGTTTCAAACGGGGCGGCAGTACTATCTCTATGCAGCTGGTTAAAAACGCTTTTTTAAGCAGGCAAAAGACCCTTACCCGTAAGTTTGAGGAAATACTGATTGTGTGGCTTTTGTATAACGGCCAGGTGATGACCAAGGACCGCATGCTGGAAGTTTATTTTAACATTATAGAGTGGGGTAAAAATGTTTACGGCATTGGCGAAGCAGCCCGGTTCTACTTTAACAAAACACCTGCCCAGCTTACTTTAGGCGAAAGTATTTACCTGGCCAGCATTGTACCCAATCCAAAGGCAGGTTTGTACGCCTTTGAACCCGATGGCTCGTTGCGTTACCGCTTGCATGGCTATTTCAGGTTAATTGGTAACCTGATGGCTAAACGCGGCTGGACCCAGCGCGACAGCAGCGCTTACGGGTTTTACAATGTACGTTTAAGAGAATCGCTAAGGCAGCGTATTGCTCCTATTGACACCGCAGTGGCTGATAGCCTGATGCAGCAGGATCCTGACGATACAGACGCACCAAACATTTTACTACCAGGCGTTACAGAGCCGCAGGCTGAACCTGAGAAAAAGCAGGGTTTCCTGTCACGTCTGTTTGGCAAAAAAGATAGCGCTGACCGCCGCAAAGAGGCTATTGCCGACTCCCTTGACGCCGTAAAGAAGCGGGAAAAGGACGCGCAAAAAGAACAAAAGCGCCTGGAAAAGGAACGCCGTAAACAATTACGTGAACGTGGCTTGCTTTAA
- a CDS encoding glycosyltransferase family 39 protein, with protein MTQNPINNKTWFWLFFSLAVAYVFGLFVPLMNEDASHHANIALHMVQNHDYVNLVDDNGKDYLDKPHLHFWLSALSFNLFGVNTIAYKIPALLATILGLFSTYKLGRRLYNQPAGLLAAVIYASAQAQFLANNDVRMDALLTASIIFATWQLVESVYNARWYNYVLAALGLAMAFTTKGMIGFVMPCAALFFLLVYQRNWTAIFHWRWLVVLVCWAIFIAPCVYCYYLQYDLHPEKVVRNMRNVSGVKFILWQQNFERLDGKHWGKGHKDYFFFFHTLLWAFLPFCLLTYVAFFDWAAFFVKNRFTPIKHYEFLTVGTIIFIFVIISSSGYQLPHYLNILFPFFALITAGLLITKFELHHQRSLNIYLIIQYLVIAIVAVLLVLLNFWCFPVHSWSVMGVSVVVLAAMVYVLVKEREVLTRLVVLSVLMASLTNVLINGNVYQQLLNYQGGIGLAQVVNRNNIPKQHIYNFYHHSSGFNFYAQNLTGFIGVPGIKEKRAKGEEVWIFTTPEAKANLLKEGVKYEVVYADTDFGITRLTKEFLNPATRKQACTTDYLIKIK; from the coding sequence ATGACGCAAAATCCTATTAATAATAAAACCTGGTTCTGGCTGTTTTTTTCGTTAGCGGTGGCCTATGTTTTTGGTCTTTTTGTGCCCTTAATGAACGAGGATGCCTCGCACCACGCTAACATTGCCCTGCACATGGTGCAAAACCATGATTATGTGAACCTGGTTGATGATAATGGCAAAGATTACCTGGACAAACCCCACCTGCATTTCTGGCTGTCTGCCCTGTCGTTCAATCTGTTTGGCGTAAATACTATTGCTTATAAAATACCAGCGTTGTTAGCAACCATTTTAGGCTTGTTTTCTACCTACAAGCTGGGTAGGCGCTTGTATAATCAACCCGCCGGCCTGCTGGCTGCTGTAATTTATGCCAGTGCTCAGGCCCAGTTTCTGGCTAATAACGATGTACGTATGGATGCACTGCTTACGGCCAGTATCATATTTGCTACCTGGCAATTAGTAGAATCGGTTTATAATGCGCGCTGGTACAACTATGTGCTGGCAGCTTTAGGGTTGGCTATGGCTTTTACCACCAAGGGTATGATTGGATTTGTAATGCCTTGCGCTGCACTGTTCTTTCTACTGGTATATCAGCGCAACTGGACAGCTATTTTTCACTGGCGCTGGCTGGTGGTGTTGGTTTGCTGGGCTATTTTTATTGCCCCCTGCGTGTACTGTTATTACCTGCAATATGATCTGCATCCCGAAAAGGTGGTGCGTAATATGCGCAACGTATCGGGCGTAAAGTTCATCCTTTGGCAGCAAAATTTTGAACGACTGGATGGCAAGCATTGGGGTAAAGGGCACAAAGATTATTTTTTCTTTTTTCATACCCTGCTATGGGCTTTCCTGCCGTTTTGCCTGCTTACCTATGTGGCGTTTTTCGACTGGGCGGCCTTTTTTGTAAAGAACCGTTTTACGCCCATTAAGCATTACGAATTCTTAACAGTAGGTACCATCATCTTCATCTTTGTTATCATATCTTCATCGGGTTATCAGCTGCCGCATTATTTAAATATCCTGTTCCCGTTTTTTGCACTTATTACTGCTGGGTTGCTTATTACTAAATTTGAATTGCATCATCAGCGTAGCCTTAATATTTACCTAATTATTCAGTATTTAGTAATTGCCATTGTAGCTGTGCTGCTGGTGCTGTTAAACTTTTGGTGTTTCCCAGTACATTCTTGGTCGGTTATGGGGGTATCGGTTGTTGTTTTGGCTGCAATGGTTTATGTGCTGGTTAAAGAGCGCGAGGTGCTAACCAGGCTGGTGGTACTTTCGGTTTTAATGGCATCACTTACCAATGTGCTTATTAACGGTAATGTATACCAGCAATTGTTAAATTACCAGGGCGGTATAGGTTTGGCACAGGTAGTTAACCGCAATAATATTCCCAAACAGCATATTTATAACTTTTATCATCACAGTTCAGGGTTCAACTTCTACGCACAAAACCTCACGGGTTTTATTGGCGTTCCGGGTATTAAAGAGAAGAGAGCTAAAGGCGAGGAAGTGTGGATATTCACTACGCCCGAAGCTAAGGCTAACCTGCTGAAAGAAGGTGTAAAGTACGAAGTTGTTTATGCTGATACCGATTTTGGTATAACCCGCTTAACCAAGGAATTTCTGAATCCGGCTACCCGAAAGCAAGCCTGCACTACCGATTACCTGATCAAAATTAAATAA
- a CDS encoding phosphatidylglycerophosphatase A: MNLNKIIASIFGVGYIKGGGTVAAVITCLVIYLLRPTDVFEHIWVLPLATVLVTLTGIHTGNQVEADWGKDSSRVVIDEVAGQMIALLFVPLTNFNLIVALILFRFFDIVKPLGIRKMEKLPAGTGVMMDDVLAGVYANIVLQIILFIISRYV; this comes from the coding sequence ATGAATCTGAACAAAATCATAGCCTCAATTTTTGGTGTTGGATATATAAAAGGCGGGGGTACCGTAGCTGCGGTAATTACTTGTTTAGTTATATACCTGCTACGCCCAACTGATGTTTTTGAACATATTTGGGTATTACCTTTAGCTACTGTATTGGTTACCCTAACAGGCATCCATACCGGCAATCAGGTAGAGGCCGATTGGGGCAAAGACAGCTCCCGGGTTGTGATAGATGAAGTAGCCGGGCAAATGATAGCCTTGCTATTTGTCCCGTTAACCAATTTTAACCTTATAGTTGCACTAATACTTTTCCGCTTTTTCGATATTGTTAAACCCCTCGGCATACGCAAAATGGAAAAACTCCCAGCCGGCACCGGCGTAATGATGGATGATGTGCTCGCTGGCGTTTATGCCAACATTGTGCTGCAAATCATTCTTTTTATTATCAGCCGCTACGTTTAA
- the rsmI gene encoding 16S rRNA (cytidine(1402)-2'-O)-methyltransferase, with protein MTGKLYLVPTPIGNLEDMTYRAIRVLKEADLILAEDTRTSAPLLKHFGIEKKVFAHHQHNEHQSSTEIVKFLLEGKNIALISDAGTPAISDPGFFLVREALRHDLPVECLPGATAFVPALVNSGFPTDKFCFEGFLPLKKGRQTRYKFLAGEERTIILYESPHRLLKTLDEMITYWGADRQISVSRELTKMFEETVRGTVAEVKTYYETHPVKGEFVICVAGKE; from the coding sequence ATGACCGGTAAACTTTACTTAGTGCCTACACCCATCGGTAACCTAGAGGATATGACCTACCGGGCCATCAGGGTGCTAAAAGAGGCCGACCTGATACTGGCAGAGGACACCCGTACCTCAGCCCCCCTGCTCAAACATTTTGGCATCGAGAAAAAGGTATTTGCGCATCATCAGCACAATGAGCATCAATCATCAACCGAAATTGTAAAGTTCTTGCTGGAAGGAAAGAATATAGCGCTTATATCAGACGCCGGCACGCCGGCTATCTCCGATCCGGGTTTTTTCCTGGTGCGTGAGGCCCTACGGCATGATTTGCCCGTGGAATGCCTGCCGGGCGCCACTGCTTTTGTACCTGCCCTGGTTAACTCGGGCTTCCCGACGGATAAGTTTTGCTTTGAAGGTTTTTTACCGCTGAAAAAAGGCCGCCAAACACGGTATAAATTTTTAGCCGGAGAGGAGCGCACCATTATTTTATATGAGTCGCCCCATCGCCTGTTAAAAACGCTGGATGAAATGATTACTTACTGGGGAGCCGACAGGCAGATCTCCGTATCGCGCGAGCTCACCAAAATGTTCGAAGAAACCGTACGTGGAACAGTAGCCGAGGTAAAAACGTATTACGAAACGCACCCTGTTAAGGGCGAATTTGTGATCTGCGTGGCGGGGAAGGAATAG
- a CDS encoding NifU family protein produces MSLFDQVEAALDTIRPYLEADGGNVSVEEITPDNVVKLKLLGSCGSCPMSIMTLKAGIEQAIMKAVPEVTAVEALNLTDMDDPNAVLPANMR; encoded by the coding sequence ATGAGTTTATTTGATCAGGTAGAAGCAGCTCTCGATACCATAAGACCATATTTGGAAGCTGACGGGGGGAATGTTTCGGTAGAAGAGATTACTCCTGATAATGTTGTTAAATTAAAGTTGCTGGGTTCGTGCGGTTCATGCCCTATGAGCATCATGACTCTAAAAGCAGGAATTGAGCAGGCTATTATGAAGGCAGTGCCCGAGGTAACTGCGGTTGAGGCTTTAAACTTAACCGATATGGACGATCCTAATGCGGTTTTGCCAGCCAATATGCGTTAA